In one Agathobacter rectalis ATCC 33656 genomic region, the following are encoded:
- a CDS encoding 6-phosphofructokinase: MNQSNCIVAQSGGPTVAINASLAGVIAGVKSSEKYDICYGAVNGILGILNENYLNLSDIFADDANLEKLKTTPAMYLGSCRHKLPDYKDDDSPYVYIFHQFDKLSIKAFFYIGGNDSMDTVLKLSDYAKKINSDVKIIGIPKTIDNDLCMTDHTPGFGSAAKYIASSMLEIAHDTFIYAVKSVTIVEIMGRDAGWLTAASALARNEYNTAPQFIYLPEVNFDKDKFVADIKEALAHTNNVIVAVSEGIHDADGSYITSSKAACDQFGHQQLSGAGKALEFIVKENIGVKVRSVEVNVLQRCASHLASLTDIEESFAQGKKGVTIAAEGVTASMVCLKRISNKPYQVEYTYSAIKDIANEAKSVPREWINDAGNDVKPELIEYLKPLIQGETAVAYKNGLPDYMDVSHLHKCN, translated from the coding sequence ATGAATCAGTCAAACTGTATCGTCGCCCAGTCAGGCGGCCCAACTGTTGCAATCAACGCAAGCCTTGCAGGAGTCATCGCAGGAGTAAAAAGCTCTGAGAAATACGATATCTGCTATGGCGCCGTAAACGGAATACTCGGCATATTAAATGAGAATTATCTCAATCTGTCAGATATTTTTGCAGATGATGCTAATCTTGAAAAGCTTAAGACCACACCTGCCATGTATCTTGGCTCATGCCGCCACAAACTCCCTGATTACAAGGATGATGATTCACCATATGTATACATCTTCCACCAGTTCGATAAGCTTTCCATAAAAGCTTTCTTTTACATCGGTGGAAATGATTCGATGGATACCGTATTAAAGTTATCCGATTATGCAAAAAAAATCAACAGTGATGTGAAAATTATAGGGATTCCAAAAACCATCGACAATGATCTGTGCATGACAGACCACACTCCTGGCTTTGGCTCTGCCGCCAAATATATCGCATCAAGCATGCTTGAGATAGCCCATGATACCTTTATCTATGCTGTTAAGAGTGTGACAATCGTTGAAATCATGGGACGTGACGCAGGATGGCTCACTGCCGCTTCCGCTCTCGCACGTAATGAGTACAATACAGCGCCTCAGTTCATCTATCTGCCTGAGGTGAATTTCGACAAGGACAAATTTGTTGCCGATATAAAAGAAGCCCTTGCGCACACTAACAATGTAATAGTCGCCGTATCCGAAGGAATACATGACGCAGACGGCTCATACATTACATCATCAAAGGCCGCATGTGACCAGTTCGGACACCAGCAGCTAAGCGGTGCCGGAAAAGCTCTTGAGTTCATCGTAAAGGAAAACATCGGTGTCAAGGTGCGCTCTGTAGAGGTAAATGTGCTCCAGCGCTGTGCCTCACATCTTGCATCATTAACCGATATCGAGGAATCTTTTGCTCAGGGTAAAAAGGGTGTCACTATTGCAGCAGAGGGTGTGACCGCATCAATGGTATGCTTAAAGCGCATCTCAAATAAGCCTTATCAGGTGGAATACACATATTCTGCTATCAAGGATATCGCAAACGAGGCCAAGTCTGTGCCAAGAGAGTGGATCAATGATGCTGGCAATGATGTGAAACCTGAACTTATCGAATACTTAAAGCCACTTATTCAGGGAGAAACCGCTGTAGCCTACAAGAATGGTCTGCCTGACTATATGGATGTGTCACATCTTCACAAATGTAACTGA
- a CDS encoding response regulator — protein sequence METFTAQILIVEDDENIAKMIKVSLSLGNYKGTICSDGNQVMDYLRAGDYQLILLDIMLPGKDGFQLMEEIILHTG from the coding sequence ATGGAAACATTTACAGCACAGATTTTAATCGTGGAAGATGATGAGAATATAGCGAAGATGATAAAGGTTTCCCTTTCATTGGGAAATTATAAGGGAACGATTTGCAGTGACGGGAACCAGGTCATGGATTATTTGAGGGCTGGAGACTACCAGCTGATTTTGCTGGACATTATGCTGCCCGGAAAAGATGGATTTCAGCTTATGGAGGAAATTATCTTGCATACAGGTTGA
- a CDS encoding L,D-transpeptidase family protein → MKKKVLITCAVVLGVLLAVYLGFAFYFSSHYLFNTKINSVKYAGKTAKEALEKNTALSRDYLLTITDRKGNSFSLKGPDFSYEYVSNGDEEQILKSQNAFTWPVSLFKAQNYTLKGSSKYDDAALAEKLKALDIFSDDYIENPEDAHIEIKDGKYDVIEEKKGCNPIYDSILAEVKDALDNELPKLSLNDDCYEAPKITKESDTIKNEKEALDKYTASTVTYKIEGADEKLDSAKILDMLSISDDGSVSIDDAKVTKYVQQLASKYNTFGRKRSFKTSSGDTIEIGGGDYGWVVSKKNEKAQLLSDLEGGKPVEREPVYEQTALYRGADDIGNTYIEIDYTKQHMWYYKDGALQMESDFVSGNLARQNGSVDGVYKIVYKQRNATLVGEGYSSPVSYFMPFAYNIGIHDASWRDTFGGTIYKTSGSHGCINVPPAFAEQLFNAVDKGTPVVAYYREAVTLTNNAAKMSNAYSYVAPDAAQ, encoded by the coding sequence ATGAAGAAAAAAGTGCTTATAACCTGCGCCGTTGTGCTTGGTGTGCTTTTGGCTGTTTATCTTGGCTTTGCCTTTTATTTTAGCAGCCACTATCTGTTCAACACAAAGATTAACTCTGTAAAATACGCAGGGAAAACTGCAAAAGAGGCATTAGAAAAAAATACAGCCCTAAGCCGCGACTATCTGCTCACAATCACTGATAGAAAAGGCAACAGCTTTTCACTTAAGGGACCTGATTTTTCCTATGAATATGTCTCAAACGGTGACGAGGAGCAAATCCTAAAAAGCCAGAATGCTTTTACATGGCCTGTCAGTCTCTTCAAAGCTCAAAACTATACTCTAAAGGGTTCGTCCAAATATGACGATGCCGCTTTGGCGGAAAAGCTCAAGGCTCTTGATATTTTCAGTGATGACTACATTGAGAATCCGGAGGATGCCCACATCGAGATAAAAGACGGCAAATACGATGTGATTGAAGAGAAAAAAGGCTGCAATCCGATATATGACAGCATCCTTGCCGAGGTAAAGGATGCCCTGGACAATGAGCTTCCAAAGCTTAGCTTAAACGATGACTGTTATGAAGCTCCAAAAATCACAAAGGAAAGCGATACAATCAAAAATGAAAAAGAAGCCCTCGACAAATACACTGCTTCAACCGTCACCTACAAAATTGAAGGTGCCGACGAGAAGCTTGACTCAGCCAAAATCCTTGATATGCTAAGCATCTCAGATGACGGCAGCGTGAGCATAGATGATGCCAAGGTCACTAAATATGTCCAGCAGCTTGCTTCCAAGTACAATACCTTCGGCCGCAAGCGCTCGTTCAAAACATCGTCCGGTGACACTATTGAAATAGGTGGTGGAGACTACGGATGGGTAGTCAGCAAGAAAAATGAGAAAGCCCAGCTCCTTTCAGATTTAGAGGGCGGCAAGCCAGTGGAAAGAGAGCCTGTTTACGAGCAGACAGCACTCTACCGAGGCGCTGACGACATAGGTAATACATACATAGAGATTGACTACACAAAGCAGCACATGTGGTATTACAAGGATGGTGCTCTCCAGATGGAGTCTGATTTCGTATCAGGTAATCTCGCCCGTCAGAATGGTTCCGTAGATGGTGTATACAAGATTGTTTACAAACAGAGAAATGCTACTCTTGTCGGCGAGGGATACTCTTCTCCTGTCAGCTATTTCATGCCGTTTGCCTACAATATAGGTATCCATGATGCCAGCTGGCGTGATACCTTCGGAGGAACAATTTACAAAACCTCCGGCTCACACGGATGTATCAATGTGCCGCCTGCTTTTGCAGAGCAGCTGTTCAACGCTGTGGATAAAGGCACTCCTGTCGTTGCCTACTACAGAGAGGCTGTCACTCTGACAAACAATGCTGCAAAGATGTCCAATGCATACTCGTATGTGGCTCCTGATGCTGCACAATAA